The genomic window AGAGAATGTGACGATTACGGATAATTCGGCTGGAGAATTTGGCGGTGGGATTTTCTGCGCTGATTCCAGTCCGAGTTTAGAGAATGTAACGATAACGGGTAATTCGGCTGGGCGGAATGGCGGTGGGATTTACTGCGAAGAATCCAGTCCGATTTTGGAGGATGTGACAATTACGAATAATTCGGCTGAGTGGAATTGCGGTGGAATTTACTGTTCTTCTTCTAGTCCGAGTTTAGTGAATGTGACGATAACTAATAATACGACTGATGGGGATGGAGGTGGGATTCAATGTGTTGAAAATTCCAGTCCGAGTTTAGAGAATGTGACGATTACTGGTAATTCTGCTGATGAAAGGGGCGGTGGGATTTACTGCAGTTTTTCCAGTCCGAGTTTAGAGAATGTGACGATAATGAATAATTCGTCTGTATGGCATGGTGGTGGGATTTACAACCATTCTTCCAGTACAGTATTCAGCAGTGAAAATCGCTGCAATATATATTTAAATAATGGAGGTTATGGCAATGATATTTATTCTAATACCAATATGAATGTCATAGTTGATACATTCACGGTATTAAATCCGACAGATTTTCATGCTACACCGATTGAAAACTTCACTTTTGATATTTTACATGGATTACAGGGTCAGATAAATGCTGATCTTTATGTTTCACCTTCAGGAAATAATACCAATACTGGCTTAACTTTAGATGATCCTCTCAAGACAATTCAGTATGCCTGTTCTGTTATATTGGCAAACAGTCAAAATCTTCACACAATTCATCTTGCAGAAGGTACTTACAGTCCTTCAATTAATGGAGAGATTTTCCCGGTAAATATACCGGATTTTGTCTCATTATGTGGTGAAAGTGAAACAGGAGTAATTCTTAATGCGGAAGGAATATCGGGAGTTATCAGGCTTAATAATGTGGAAAATGCAATTTCTAATTTGACAATTACTAATGGGAATACTCATTATGGCGGTGGGATTTTGTGCGATTCTTCCCTTCCGATTTTAGAGAATTTGATGATAACTGGTAATTCGGCTGAGCGGGATGGTGGTGGAATTTACTGCGATATAAATTCCAGTCCAATTTTAGAGAATGTTACGATAGCGGATAATTCGGCTGAGCGGGATGGTGGTGGAATTTACTGCCAAGAATCCAGTCCGATTTTAGAGAGTGTTACGATAGCGGATAATTCGGCTGAGCGGGATGGTGGTGGAATTTACTGCGAAGATTCCAGTCCGATATTAGTGAATTGCATTATGTGGAACAATGCACCTCAAGAGGTTTATTTTAATGATGACGATGACCCTAATTTAATAACAGTAGCTTATACCGATATTGAGGATGGACTTGAGGGAATAGTAACTAATAATAATGGTACAGTTAATTGGCTGGAAGGTATTATAGATTCTGATCCCTTATTCTTTGATATAGAGATGGGAGATTATCATCTGACAGAGGATTCACCTTGTATTGATGCCGGTATTGCTTATTTTGAATATGAAGGTGAAGTCTTAGTTGATTTGAGTGAAGATGAATATTGGGGAATTGCTCCTGATATGGGAGCGTATGAATATGGACTCGTCAATACTGACGAATTTATCATTCAAAATTCAAAACTCAACATTCAAAATTACCCAAATCCTTTCAATCCTGAAACGAATATTGTCTTTGAATTATCTTTTGGCAGTAATGTCTTGATTGAAATCTATAATATAAAAGGTCAAAAAGTAACAACTCTGGTCAATGGTCCTTTTGAGGCTGGCAGTCATAAAATTACCTGGAATGCCGTTGGTCAAAGTAGCGGAGTCTATCTGCTGAGATTTAATACTACTGAAACAAGTGAGATGAAGAAACTTATCCTGCTTAAATAGTAAGGAAAAAAAGAGGTAATAATGAAATGGGAAAAAATTGAAGCGGGGCCACCTGAAAGCATTCCTGATTCATCAATCGCTGGAGAAACTTGGAGGCTTGTTGTAACTGGAGATATTAAGTGTTGGATCGTGGACTCGGGTTTTTGTTGGTTTATTTATATTCAACATGAACATTTTCCAAAACACATATCGACAAATGTTGCAAAGACTAGGGATGATGCAAAGAGAAAATCAATCTCTTCAATAAGGGAAATCTGTTTTGCTTACAAGGATGTTGAATACTTTCCTCAAGAATTAGTAAAAGTTGAAGAGGGATATCCTGATTATTTTGCTTCATTAATATCATCCGAATTAATTGAGGAAATATTCTACCTCGAAGTGACACACACAATTGATTGTTGGATTGGAAAGCATTCATCTCAAATTAGCTGCATAAACATAGAATATAATAAACTTCCAAAGCACCATATTATTCATACAATCAAATCAATAACACAAGCAAAAACTGAAGTTATTAGAATTGCGAAAACAATTTTTGAGGATTATAATGAAGCAGCAATATTACTACAAGATTTTGAAGAATAAATGCAGTTATTAACATAGGGCAGGGATGTGCTCAAGTGACAAGTATAGGATTATTTAGGTTTATAACTTCTTTTCATTGAGAGACCATGAAAACAAATACCTACATGATAGAAAAGATATCAGGTTGGATTTTTGGAGATATTGAGTTAAAATAGCTCATTTTTGGGATAAGGATAGTAATTACTTAAGATTTAGGATGGGATAATGATGAATGAATTAATAAATTTCTTAATGCATTATATTGAATGGTTAAAAGAATATGCTTCAATTATCTTTGCTGTAACTGCAACAATCATATCAATACTAACTTATCGACGTGCAAAAGCTACGATTTTACAACCACTAAGAAGTGAAACAATTAAAAAGCAATCTATATTATTTTCAGAACTGATTGGATTTCTTTCAGCAAAAAATCATGATATTCATGATAGACTCGACTATATTAATATCATAAGAATATCAATTTTCAAACTACTTGAAGATTTAGGTTTCCGCTCAGATGAATTTGACAAGTTTGAGGATAAGTTTCGAAATGAATGTGCTAGTTGGATCTGGGTGGGTAAATCGAATATAATGAGAGATGTAAAATTAGTAGAAACATTTGAAAATACCACTGACGTTGATTGCAAGGATTTTGTAAAGATTCGATTTTCTGAATTTGAGAAAGGTAATTATGATATAGAGCGGATATTTCTAACGAAAAAGCATCATCAATTCATTGAAAAAATGGCTGAATTTGCTGATAATCCGTTTATTCCCAAAAAAATAAGTGATATTTTTGTTGAACTTTTTGCGGATATACAATTAAATCTCACTATACATATGAAAAGAGAACTAGCTGAGTTTCTAAATGAGTTTCGGGTGCACTATATCGCAAATGGCAAAATTGAAGCTCTCAATATAGATGGCATTTACAACAAATTTAATCGAAGTTGCATGAATCATAGGACATATTGGGAAAGAATTAATTCAGAAATCCGGAAATTGTTATTAATCGATAGTAATTGGTAATAAATCATTTTTTCAGAAGCTAATTAATTCTGGCCAAATTCATTGTTGAAAAGGATATAATTACTTCAAATATGTCAATATAGATCTGGACTGGAGCGAAAAACAACATTCAATTTACATTGGTGAGGGTGTGTATAGTCCCTCAACTAATAGTGAGTTCTTTCAGTAGATATACCGGATTTTGTCTCATTATGCGGTGTAAGTGAAACCGGAGTAATTCTTAATGCGGAAGGAATGTCGGAAGTTATCAGGATAAGTAATGTGGAAAATGCTGCAATTTCAAATTTGACAATTACTAATGGGCATGCTAATTGTGGCAGTGGGTTTTACTGCTATTGTTCCAGTCCGATTTTAGTGAACTGTATTTTATGGAATAATTCACCCCAGGAAGTTGAATTTGTAAGTTTTGATGACCCAAATACAATAACAATAGCCTATTCTGATATTGATGGAGGAGAGGCGGGAATAGAAACCAATAATAATGGTACAGTTTACTGGTTAGAAGGTAATATTGATGCTGATCCTCTATTCGTGGATGCTTTGGTGGGAGATTATCATCTGACAGAGGATTCACCTTGTATTGATACCGGCATTGCTTATTTTGAGTATGAAGGTGAAGTCTTAGTTGATTTGAGTGAAGATGAATATTTTGGAATTGCACCTGATATGGGTGTTTATGAATATGGACTCGTCAATACAGACGAATTGAAAATTGAAAATGTAAAATGTAAAATTAATGCTTACCCAAATCCTTTCAATCCTGAGACGAATATTGTCTTTGATATATCAACAGAAAGCAATGTCTTGATTGAAATCTATAATATAAAGGGACAGAAAGTAACAACTCTGGTTAATGGTCCTTTTGAGGCTGGCAGTCATAAAGTTACCTGGAATGCCGTTGGTCAAAGTAGCGGAATCTATCTGCTGAGATTTATTTCTGCTGAAACAAGTGAGACGAAGAAACTTATCCTGCTTAAATAGTAGTTTCAGATTTTCAATCTGTGAGTCGTGAGACGTGAGACGAGAAAAAAAGAATAGAACACTGATGCCACGGATTACACGGATCAGCACGAATAATGTAAGAGAAGATGGTTATAGCAACGAACAATTACGAACAAAACGAACTGAAGAAGTATAAGACGCGAAAGAGAA from Candidatus Stygibacter australis includes these protein-coding regions:
- a CDS encoding DUF1565 domain-containing protein, whose protein sequence is ENVTITDNSAGEFGGGIFCADSSPSLENVTITGNSAGRNGGGIYCEESSPILEDVTITNNSAEWNCGGIYCSSSSPSLVNVTITNNTTDGDGGGIQCVENSSPSLENVTITGNSADERGGGIYCSFSSPSLENVTIMNNSSVWHGGGIYNHSSSTVFSSENRCNIYLNNGGYGNDIYSNTNMNVIVDTFTVLNPTDFHATPIENFTFDILHGLQGQINADLYVSPSGNNTNTGLTLDDPLKTIQYACSVILANSQNLHTIHLAEGTYSPSINGEIFPVNIPDFVSLCGESETGVILNAEGISGVIRLNNVENAISNLTITNGNTHYGGGILCDSSLPILENLMITGNSAERDGGGIYCDINSSPILENVTIADNSAERDGGGIYCQESSPILESVTIADNSAERDGGGIYCEDSSPILVNCIMWNNAPQEVYFNDDDDPNLITVAYTDIEDGLEGIVTNNNGTVNWLEGIIDSDPLFFDIEMGDYHLTEDSPCIDAGIAYFEYEGEVLVDLSEDEYWGIAPDMGAYEYGLVNTDEFIIQNSKLNIQNYPNPFNPETNIVFELSFGSNVLIEIYNIKGQKVTTLVNGPFEAGSHKITWNAVGQSSGVYLLRFNTTETSEMKKLILLK
- a CDS encoding T9SS type A sorting domain-containing protein, giving the protein MSEVIRISNVENAAISNLTITNGHANCGSGFYCYCSSPILVNCILWNNSPQEVEFVSFDDPNTITIAYSDIDGGEAGIETNNNGTVYWLEGNIDADPLFVDALVGDYHLTEDSPCIDTGIAYFEYEGEVLVDLSEDEYFGIAPDMGVYEYGLVNTDELKIENVKCKINAYPNPFNPETNIVFDISTESNVLIEIYNIKGQKVTTLVNGPFEAGSHKVTWNAVGQSSGIYLLRFISAETSETKKLILLK